In one window of Gossypium hirsutum isolate 1008001.06 chromosome A01, Gossypium_hirsutum_v2.1, whole genome shotgun sequence DNA:
- the LOC107920402 gene encoding heterodimeric geranylgeranyl pyrophosphate synthase small subunit, chloroplastic encodes MVFSTVLTSVPNLYLTRKPKDIHIPIRCQSSPSVSISSQSNLTQFDLKAYWATLYAEITQKLEEAIPVKYPDQIYEAMRYSVLAKGAKRAPPVMCVAAYEIFGDNRLAAFPTACALEMVHAASLIHDDLPCMDDAPERRGQPSNHKVFGDDMAILAGDALFPLGFHHIVMHTPPELVPESRLLHVIAEIARTVGSSGMAAGQFLDLKGGNTVDFIQEKKYGAMGECSAVCGGLLAGARDDEIERLRRYGRAVGVLYEVVNDVLLSKLTEKEGTEGQEKKGKGYVSLYGIEKSMEIIEELRSKAKNELDGFEKYGDCVVPLYSFIDYAINRGFNVSDLSQ; translated from the exons atGGTTTTCTCAACGGTGTTAACATCAGTTCCAAATCTCTACCTTACCAGGAAACCCAAGGATATTCACATCCCAATTCGATGCCAATCGTCACCTTCTGTATCAATTTCAAGTCAATCAAATTTGACCCAATTCGATTTAAAGGCTTACTGGGCTACCCTTTATGCAGAAATCACTCAAAAGCTTGAAGAAGCAATCCCAGTGAAATACCCAGATCAGATCTATGAAGCTATGAGGTACTCTGTTCTTGCAAAGGGTGCTAAGCGAGCCCCTCCTGTTATGTGTGTGGCTGCCTATGAAATCTTTGGGGATAATCGACTCGCTGCTTTTCCTACTGCTTGTGCTCTTGAAATG GTTCATGCTGCTTCATTAATTCATGATGACCTTCCTTGCATGGATGATGCTCCAGAACGCAGAGGCCAACCTTCGAACCATAAGGTCTTTGGTGATGACATGGCGATCCTTGCTGGTGATGCACTCTTCCCTCTTGGCTTCCACCATATTGTCATGCATACGCCTCCTGAACTTGTTCCTGAATCCCGGCTCTTGCATGTGATTGCTGAGATAGCACGCACTGTGGGGTCTTCTGGCATGGCTGCTGGGCAGTTCCTAGACCTCAAAGGCGGCAACACTGTTGATTTTATCCAAGAGAAAAAATACGGTGCAATGGGTGAATGCTCTGCAGTGTGTGGGGGATTGTTGGCCGGTGCCAGAGATGACGAGATAGAAAGGTTGAGGAGGTACGGGAGAGCTGTGGGTGTATTGTATGAAGTGGTGAATGATGTTTTGCTGTCAAAATTGACAGAAAAAGAAGGAACCGAGGGGCAGGAAAAGAAAGGTAAAGGTTATGTGAGCTTGTATGGGATCGAGAAGTCAATGGAGATTATAGAAGAGCTTCGAAGCAAGGCTAAGAACGAATTGGATGGCTTTGAAAAGTATGGTGACTGTGTGGTGCCACTCTATAGCTTCATAGATTATGCTATTAATAGAGGTTTCAATGTTAGTGACTTGAGTCAATGA